A stretch of Tripterygium wilfordii isolate XIE 37 chromosome 11, ASM1340144v1, whole genome shotgun sequence DNA encodes these proteins:
- the LOC120008449 gene encoding lipoyl synthase, mitochondrial, whose product MQRRSVSAVVQAARRSFSTAPTTTPQFPRTLAGLRDRLASETSSLSDFMNLQSNTGYSVEVGTKKKPLPKPKWMREAIPGGQKYVQIKKKLRELKLHTVCEEAKCPNLGECWSGGETGTATATIMILGDTCTRGCRFCNVKTSRTPPPPDPNEPSNVAEAIASWGLDYVVITSVDRDDLPDQGSGHFTETVQKLKILKPNMLIEALVPDFRGDPSCVEKVAKSGLDVFAHNIETVEELQDVVRDRRANFKQSLDVLTLAKDCAPAGTLTKTSIMLGCGETPDQIVKTMERVRAAGVDVMTFGQYMRPSKRHMPVSEYVTPEAFEKYRILGMEMGFRYVASGPMVRSSYKAGEFYIKSMIESDRVLVASSLQPLAY is encoded by the exons ATGCAACGCCGCAGCGTCTCCGCCGTAGTACAGGCCGCCCGGAGATCCTTCTCTACCGCACCAACCACCACCCCTCAATTCCCTCGAACCCTAGCTGGGCTCAGAGACCGATTGGCCTCGGAGACCTCCTCTCTATCTGATTTCATGAACCTGCAGTCCAATACTGGCTACTCCGTCGAGGTTGGCACCAAGAAGAAACCTCTCCCCAAACCCAAATGGATGAGGGAGGCCATCCCCGGCGGCCAGAAATACGTCCAGATCAAGAAGAAGCTCCGGGAATTGAAGCTCCACACAGTTTGTGAGGAGGCCAAATGCCCCAATTTGGGTGAATGCTGGTCTGGTGGTGAGACCGGTACTGCCACTGCCACCATCATGATCCTCGGCGATACCTGTACCCGCGGTTGCAG GTTCTGCAATGTGAAAACATCGCGAACTCCTCCTCCGCCTGACCCCAATGAACCTTCCAATGTGGCTGAGGCAATTGCTTCATGGGGTTTGGACTATGTGGTAATCACTAGTGTGGATCGTGATGATTTACCTGATCAAGGAAGTGGTCATTTTACTGAGACAGTGCAGAAGTTGAAGATTCTAAAGCCAAATATGCTTATCGAAGCATTGG TTCCTGATTTTCGGGGAGATCCAAGCTGTGTGGAGAAAGTTGCGAAATCTGGATTAGATGTCTTTGCTCACAATATTGAGACTGTTGAGGAGCTTCAAGATGTTGTAAGGGATCGTCGTGCAAATTTTAAGCAATCTTTGGATGTTCTGACACTGGCCAAAGACTGTGCTCCTGCTGGAACACTTACCAAGACGTCAATCATGCTGGGTTGTGGGGAAACACCTGATCAAATTGTAAAAACAatggagagggtgagagccgcAGGTGTTGATGTGATGACATTTGGTCAGTATATGCGGCCATCAAAGCGCCATATGCCGGTTTCTGAATATGTGACACCAGAAGCATTTGAGAAGTACAGAATCCTTGGCATGGAAATG GGATTTCGATATGTGGCCTCTGGTCCCATGGTCAGGTCGTCGTACAAAGCAGGTGAATTCTATATTAAATCCATGATAGAATCTGATCGTGTTCTTGTTGCATCATCTTTGCAGCCTCTGGCCTATTGA
- the LOC120008430 gene encoding acyltransferase-like protein At1g54570, chloroplastic — MTARFGATIVPFGAIGEDDMFELALDYNDYMKIPMLNDYIRDASRKSMRIRDESFGEVASQDIFVPGILPKIYGWFNYLFRKPIETKGMEEALKDKENAKQLYDQIKYEVESNIAYLLKKREEDPYRNTLDRTLYRMLHSPLHEVPAFKP, encoded by the exons ATGACAGCACGGTTTGGGGCCACGATTGTACCATTTGGGGCTATAGGAGAAGATGATATGTTTGAA CTGGCTCTTGATTACAATGACTATATGAAAATTCCTATGCTTAATGACTATATCAGGGATGCCAGTCGTAAATCAATGAGAATCAG AGACGAGAGTTTTGGGGAAGTAGCCAGCCAAGATATATTTGTTCCAGGCATTTTGCCGAAGATATATGGCTGGTTTAACTATCTATTCAGGAAGCCTATAGAAACAAAGGGAATGGAAGAGGCACtgaaagataaagaaaatgcgAAACAACTGTACGATCAGATAAAATACGAAGTTGAAAGCAACATTGCTTATCTGTTGAAGAAGCGAGAAGAGGATCCTTACAGAAATACTCTTGACAGAACATTGTACCGAATGTTGCATTCTCCTTTACATGAAGTTCCAGCATTTAAGCCttga